In Asticcacaulis sp. SL142, the sequence ATCGCCCTTGATGACCGTGCCCATATAGGCCTGCGGGTGGCCCAATATGGTGGTGGCGCGCGCAAAATCCCCCGCCTGCAAAGCCTCACGCACGGCAGACGACGACAACTTATTACCGTCGGCGTCGTCCTGGCGATCCAGAATGGTGGTCGTAAAACCGAACTGCGTTCCAAACGCGACCAGATCATCGGCTTTACCTGCCGGCTGATTCGGGCCGCGCTTGCCGAAGCTGAAATCAAACCCGGCACTGACGTGTGAGGCCCGGAGTTGCTCATGTAGGATAATGCGCGCAAAGTCCTCAGCGCTCAAAGCCTGCAGGTTCGTATCGAAGTCGCAGATCAGCGCATAGTCCGCCCCCAAAGCCTCATAGGCGCGTAACTGCTGCGGGACATGCATCAGGCGAAACGGTTCGGCCTCAATGCCTCTGAGGTTTTGGAAATACTGCTGCGGGTGGGGATCGAAGCTGATGACCGCACTTTTGTGGCCGCGGATATGGGCGGTGTCGGTGGCCGCGGCAATCACGCTGTGGTGGCCTTCGTGCACGCCGTCAAAGCTGCCGATCGCCACACACAGGTGCGGCGGAATGCCTTCGCCCAAGAAACCTATACCTCGTGCCGGTTCATTGATGGCATAGGCCTCAAGCTGGCCCTGCGCATTGAGCCGCAGATGAAAGGCTTTGATATGATGGGCGGTGAACGGGGACACGTTTTACTGCGCTGGTTTCTTGGGGGCGATGACTTCGGCCACACCGTCGACAAAGACTTTACCGCGCACCCTGACCGTGGTCTGAAGCTGGACGTGGGCGGTTTTCAGGTTGATGTCCTTGACGCGGATATGGACGGTGGCCTCATCACCCGGACGGATGGCGCGCTTAAAACTCAGGGTCTGGCCGACATATATAGTACCCCAGCCCGGCAAGCCGCCCGCAACCGTCGCGGAAATATAGGCCCCGGCCAGCATACCGTGGGCGACCTTACCCTTGAAAGGTGAGGCCGCCGCATAGGCTTCATCGACATGGATCGGGTTATGATCGTTTGATACCTCGGCAAACGCGGCGATCACCGCGTCGGTGACGTGAAAGACACGGCTGACTTCCTGATCGATCATCAGGTCTTCGAGGTACACAGTGTGGGCGGAATCGGACATATGGGCTACAGGCTTAAGAGAATGAGCGTCACCGTTATTATGTGACGGGGCCAAATGCCAAATCTTTTTGCGATTTCATCCTTGAAATTATGTCCCAAACTGACAAAAAAATTTTGCATCTGTCCCAAAATTTCACCATAATCGTGGTTAATTTAAGGTATATCATTGTTTTTAAACGATAAAATTAAAATTGGTTCTTAACTGAATTTTTGTCTGTCTTTGTCATGATGGCCCTGTCTTCAAATGAAGGGCGTCGCGTGTTGCGGGCCCAAATAATAGGTGGGGCGTTTACATGGCCATCGATATGTCCATGCCGGTTCTGGTCGTAGATGATTACAAAACCATGCTACGGATCATTTCCAACCTGCTCAAGCAATTGGGCTTTGAAAATGTCGAAGAAGCTTCGGACGGCACCGAAGCCCTCGATAAAATGAAAAAAGGCTCCTATGGTTTGGTCATTTCCGACTGGAACATGGAACCGATGACCGGCTACGAACTGTTGCTGAAGGTCCGCGCGGACGATTCGCTTAAGCGCACGCCCTTCATCATGGTTACGGCTGAGTCCAAGACGGAAAACGTGATTGCGGCGAAAAAAGCTGGTGTGAACAACTATATTGTTAAGCCGTTTAACGCTGCCACTCTGAAGCAAAAGATAACCGCCGTTCTCGGTGATTTTTGATTGGGCGATAATGCCTTAGATTTCTTCAGTAGCCTTAAACTATTAAAATAACAGGTTTACAAATGGCCCAGGCATCACAAAAGGCAGAGACTGACATGGACGGGTTCGATCCCGCTCTGGTTCAGGAACTTGAGCCTAAGCTTATCAATCTGATGCAGCAATCCGAAGCGCTGGTCGCTTTGATGCGCGGCTTTTTCCAAAAGCTTGATAAACGTCGCTCTGATGAATTCAAAATCATCGCCGGCTATATCGGCAAGGCTAAGGAAGAGATTCGTGAGCTGCGGCCTTACGACCTGTCGCAGGAACGTATCCCCACCGCCGGGGCCGAGCTTGAGGCTATCACCCGAGATACAGAAAACGCTACCCACACGATCATGAACTGCGCCGAAGCCATGATGGGCTATTCGATCAAGGACTTTGATGGTGATGCCGCGGCCTATAAGGCGGCGGTCGATGATCAGGTCATGATGATTTTTGAGGCCTGCAGCTTTCAGGATATCACCGGTCAGCGCGTCTCTAAGGTCGTCAATGTCTTAAAGCAAATCGAAGACCGCGTCACGCGTCTGGCCGATAAGCTGGGCATTGAAGACAAGAGCGTTGAACTGACTGAGCGTGAAAAGCGCGACCGTGATCTTCTGCTCAATGGTCCGGCGATTGGCGGCCCCGAAACCGGACAGGACTCAATCGATGCCCTGTTTGACGGTGGTTTTGACAGCTTTGATCAGGTTGAGGCGGCCCCTGCACCTGTGGTCGAGGCGCCAACTCCAGCACCCGTCGAGGTGCCTGTGCCTGAAGTTAAGGCCCCTGAAATTAAAGCGCCAGAGCCAACACCGGCACCTCAGCCCGCACCCAAACCTGCGCCAGTAACGCCTCAACCCGCTCCGGCTCCGGTGGCCAAAGCGCCAGAGCCTAAGCCCGCGCCCCAACCGGCTCCGAAGCCTGCACCGCCTGCACCAGCCCCCGCGGCGGCCGCGGAAACCAATTCTCAGGACGATATCGACTCATTGTTCGACATGAGCCCCGAAGACCTGAATAAGACCAACTCACAGGACGATATCGACGCCCTGTTTGACTAAAGACAAGCGCATTGGCTTCGCCGAACTTCGTTTCCAAAAAGTGTAACGCGGTTTTTGGACTCAGATGCGCGTAAAAAATAAGCAGAATAATCAGACGAAGATCTGGTGATGGTGAAAAACCGGCCGCGAAATCCCCTCGCGGCCGGTTTTTATTGATTTAGGCCAGTTCTGCCGCCACATACTTCGCCTGGGCGTTCTGCGATTGCAGCACGGCGGTCAGAAGATGCGGATCAAGCTTACCGTCAGCGCCGGTGGCCTCAACCGCGTGGATACCGGCGGCGATAAACAGCAGATCAAGCCCTTGCGCATTGGCCCCCAGCACATCGGTCGGAAGACCGTCGCCAATGGCCAGAATGCGTGATTTATCAATCGCTTTGCCGGTCAGGTTTTCGAGCGCGGCATAACACAGGTCATAGATCGGCGGGTAGGGCTTACCGGCCATGATGACCTCACCGCCCAGTGCCGTATAAAGATCGGCCAGCGATCCGGCGCACAGGATGATCTTATCGCCGCGCTGAACGATGCGGTCAGGATTGGCGCAGATCAGCGGAATACCGCGTTTGGCGGCGATCTCGAAATCGGGGCGGTACTGCTCCAGAGTGTCGTTTTCATCGTCATAAAGGCCGGTGCAACTGATAAAGGCTGCGGTTTGCGGTGTGCCTCTGTCATCAAGGTCAAGGCCGTCATAGAGGTTGGCGTCACGGGCGGGGCCTACGATCCAGGCTGAACCGAGCGGCGCATATTGGCTTAGGAAAGCGCGGGTGGCATCGCCGGAGGAGACGATGGCGCTGTAGGCATCCTCAAACACGCCGAGTTCAGCCAGTTGTGCGGCCAGCCCGTCATTAGGACGCGGCGAATTGGAAATCAGCACCACCGGCCCGACCGTGGCCTTGAAGGTTTTTAGTGCCGCATAGGCTGCCGGGAAATGCCACTTGCCGTTATGGATCACCCCCCAGATATCGCAAAATAAAGCGTCATAACGACCGGAGATCGAGGCAAGGGATGTCATCAATTCAGGGGAGGGCATTTATCGGTACCTTTTTACACATGTGGCTGTATTGCGCGTGTTCGAGAGCGCAATGGTCGGTTTGAAAAATGATCCTAAGATCGTGAATGATCCTATCAAATACAGGGAGAATATGAAAAATGTAACCGGTAAAGAGCGGTGGAGGGGGGCTATGCGCAGCTATAAAATACGAGCAAATAATCTGGACTTTACCGTTGATGAAACCGGTGAAGGGGAAGATGTCATGTTGTTGTTACATGGGTTTCCACAAAGCCGTTTGGCGTGGACGCCCCTTATGTCGTCATTAGCTACGACTGGCTGGAGAATCGTCGCGCCGGATATGCGAGGTTATGGAGATACAGAACGCCCATCACGTCTTAAGGATTATCGCATTGAGGCCTTGACCAGGGATGTTGTAGGGCTATTTGATGCCCTGAAGGCAAGGCGCCGTATTGTGATTGGCCATGACTGGGGCGGTGTTATTGCATGGCGTACAGCCATAGATCATGCAGATAAAATTAACGGTCTGGTGGTCATTAATGCGCCGCATCCCATTGTGTTTGATACCTTGCTAAAATCGGGCCTGAAACAGAGGTTGAGATCACTCTACGTTTTGTTCTTCCTTTTACCTTTGCTGCCGGAATGGCATGTGACGCGCCGGAAAGGAAAGGGGTTGATGGAAACCTTGGGGCGTCAGTCATCTGCATTTAGTGGTGAGGCTCTGGCGGTATATGCGCGTAATATATGCCAGCCCGGTGCCGCGACGGCGATGATCAACTATTACCGGGCGAATATGACGCGATTGGTAGCGCCTTATATGCATAAACCTTTACAGGTGCCGGTACAGATGGTTTGGGGGATGAATGATCCATTCCTTGACCGCGCCCTAACGGATGGGAATGAAGCCTTGGTGGCGGACTTCACTTTGGCATCGTTGGAGGGCATTTCCCATTGGGTGCTGGAAGAAGCGCCCGACAGAGTTGTGGATGCTATTCACCAGTGGGCGCGCGAAAAGGGTCTGCTGTGAACGGCTCTAAGCCCGGCGGCGCAACGGCGGCAGGGTTGAGCGGGCATAACCGGCGGGTGGTGCGGTTTCAAGCAGCACCTGCTCCTTGATGGCGCGTGGCTCACCAAACAAATGACCCTGACCATAGCCGATATCGGCTTCGAGCACGTCAACGACCTGCCGCTCAGACTCGATCTTTTCGGCAATAACTTCGATGCCGTAACGCGCCAGCAGCGACGCATAATCACCGGCGTGAATATCTTTGAGGAACTTCATGGCCGGGCGGCCGTCGATGTCGAGCAGTTGCTCCATCAACAGCTTGGCCGAAATCTTGACGAAGCGTACGTCTGAGCGTTGCAGGTCATGAACGTCGAAATCAATCGTCGTGACCTTATCGATCGAGAAGCGGAAACCGAGATCAGCCAGCTTGGCCATATTGCGGGCTTCGGCTGACCCGCGGGCAATAAAGGCGTCCTGACCCAGTTCAAAAATCAGCGCGCCGGACAGGTCTCTGTTTTCCTTAAGGAACTCCAGAAACTGCGGGAAAAAGCTGTCGTCACGCAGGGTCGAGAGCGAGATATTGCAGAAAATGCCAATACGTCGGTCGTTCTTGGCCAGCTTTCGCACAATCTGCACGCACCGGAACAGCAACAGATTGTCGATCGACGGCAGTAAGCCTTCGGGTTCAGCCACGGTCAGATATTCCGCCGGCATCATCACGCGGCCGGTCTCATCGCGCAGACGGGAAAAGCTTTCGTAAAACACCGTCTTGCGCTGTGGCAGGGACACGACCGGTTGCAGATAGAGATCAACACGGTTCTCAATCAGGGCTTCGCGCACGGTCTCAATAAGAGCAATGGCTTGCTGTTCCTGACGCGACATCTGGCGCACGGCCTCGGCGGCGTTCGGACCGCGCGCATAGCTTGGCTGCGCGGGTGCCGGTGTGCGGCTTTGCCATTCGTTCAGGCGATCTTCGATGCTTTCGCCGAGCTTAAGCACCAGCCCTTCCAGCATCTTAACCTCAGATGTCAATTCTTCGGTGCGGGTGGTGCGCTGATGCTGCACGCTGTCGGCCAGATCGATCATGTCTTTTTGGGTGGCGTCAATGGCTTCGATCATCAGGCGGTGCGCTTCGCGTACCCGGTCGATATCTTTGTCGATGCGCGCGGCCATCAGCTTTTGGCCGACAAACACATGGAACCCGGTACACAGGCCCATAGTGCCCAGAAACGCCGCCACGCACGCACCGCCGTCTGAGCCGCCGCGCCACAACAGGGCGGCTACCGTCAGCGACAGAAAGATGTAGGTGCCCATCAATAGGGCAGGGGTGGCTCTGGCCATGAATGCGTGGTCCTGAAGAATCACTAATACGCGTAGAGCGCACTATGGGGTGATTTTCCTCTGACGCAAAGCGCGGCGTTAACTTTTGGATTTTAAGCCTAAAACATGCCGTCGGTATTGCGCCGATACGGGCCTTTATAGCCCTCATCGGTCTTTCGGCGGCGATCCGGCCCGAAATAGGTCGAGCAGCGGATAAACGGGCGCGGGCGCATGATGATGGTGTCGATACGGCCCAACAGCGCGCGCGCCGTCAGCGGCTTGACCACAAATTCATTGACCCCGGCGTCACGGGCTTCCATCACGCGGCTCTTCTCAGAATGACCGGTGATCATCACGACCGGCAGGTAAGGGTTGGGGCTGTCGCTGGAATTACGCAGCATGCGGGTAAATTCAACCCCGTCGATAGGCTGCATGTTGAAATCGACAACGGCGATATCAGCGTCATACTGGCGCAGTATCTCCAGGGCCTCGGCGCCGTCGCGCGCTTCGCGAATGTTACGCAGACCGGTGCCTTTGAGGATGGCCATGACGATTGAGCGCATGTGCTGATTGTCTTCGACCAGCAGAATTTTAAGGGCACTATAATCAGTCATGACACATAAGTCCGTTCTGCCTCAACACGGCAGATGATTTAACTTGAAATCTAAAAGGAGGTACGCGGTACTGATGGGATCGGCACCGTTCATTTTGAAAACTGAAGGATTGGCCCCTGCCTGCGGTTAAGCAAACCTACCTTAAAGATCAAGTGTGGCACACAAATATTGTCGCTGATTGAACAGGGTGGACGCAATATTTCCATGAAATGTGACGCATTTTGCAATAGTATGCGCTCTTGATGGCGAATTTGACGCCAATTGGTCTCAGTCGGTGACCATCAGGCTGGGGTCAAGCGACCGGTCGCGCCATTTGAGTCGCCAGCACAGATGCGGGCCGGTGGAGCGGCCCTTGGCCCCGACGTGGCCGATCAACTGACCTTTCGGGACAAGCTGACCTTTGGCGACAAACAGTTGTGACAGGTGCAGATACATGGAAATCACCCCCTGACCGTGGTCGATCAGTATCAGCCCGCCCTCAAAATGCAGATCGGGTTCGGCCAGCACCACCCGCCCGGTCTGAGGCGCATGCACCGGCGTGCCGACGGGGGCGGCCATGTCATAGCCATAGTGCGGCCGCGACGGGACACCATTTAAGATGCGCTGATTGCCGAAGGTGCCGGACACGCGGTAGATATCAAGCGGCCATGAAAACCCATCCCGGAACCAGTCGGCATCTTCGCGGTGGGCGAAAGCCTCGTTTTTGAGCGCGACCTCCGCCGCGATCCTCTCCAGCAAAGCCGGGTCGCTGGGGGTGACGGTATTTTGCGGCAGGCCATCGACGCGCTGCACGTCATAGGTGGCGGGATAAACGTCGCAGGTCGTCTTTTGGTACTGGCCTGAGACCGGGCCTTTCAGTTCAATCAGGCACTGGGGCGGGCTGTCGCGATCAAAGCCGATGAAAAAGCTGCCGATATCGGAGGCTTTGGTGCGCCATTC encodes:
- a CDS encoding response regulator, whose amino-acid sequence is MDMSMPVLVVDDYKTMLRIISNLLKQLGFENVEEASDGTEALDKMKKGSYGLVISDWNMEPMTGYELLLKVRADDSLKRTPFIMVTAESKTENVIAAKKAGVNNYIVKPFNAATLKQKITAVLGDF
- a CDS encoding alpha/beta fold hydrolase yields the protein MVGLKNDPKIVNDPIKYRENMKNVTGKERWRGAMRSYKIRANNLDFTVDETGEGEDVMLLLHGFPQSRLAWTPLMSSLATTGWRIVAPDMRGYGDTERPSRLKDYRIEALTRDVVGLFDALKARRRIVIGHDWGGVIAWRTAIDHADKINGLVVINAPHPIVFDTLLKSGLKQRLRSLYVLFFLLPLLPEWHVTRRKGKGLMETLGRQSSAFSGEALAVYARNICQPGAATAMINYYRANMTRLVAPYMHKPLQVPVQMVWGMNDPFLDRALTDGNEALVADFTLASLEGISHWVLEEAPDRVVDAIHQWAREKGLL
- a CDS encoding protein phosphatase CheZ, which produces MAQASQKAETDMDGFDPALVQELEPKLINLMQQSEALVALMRGFFQKLDKRRSDEFKIIAGYIGKAKEEIRELRPYDLSQERIPTAGAELEAITRDTENATHTIMNCAEAMMGYSIKDFDGDAAAYKAAVDDQVMMIFEACSFQDITGQRVSKVVNVLKQIEDRVTRLADKLGIEDKSVELTEREKRDRDLLLNGPAIGGPETGQDSIDALFDGGFDSFDQVEAAPAPVVEAPTPAPVEVPVPEVKAPEIKAPEPTPAPQPAPKPAPVTPQPAPAPVAKAPEPKPAPQPAPKPAPPAPAPAAAAETNSQDDIDSLFDMSPEDLNKTNSQDDIDALFD
- a CDS encoding response regulator, which encodes MTDYSALKILLVEDNQHMRSIVMAILKGTGLRNIREARDGAEALEILRQYDADIAVVDFNMQPIDGVEFTRMLRNSSDSPNPYLPVVMITGHSEKSRVMEARDAGVNEFVVKPLTARALLGRIDTIIMRPRPFIRCSTYFGPDRRRKTDEGYKGPYRRNTDGMF
- a CDS encoding MaoC family dehydratase encodes the protein MSDSAHTVYLEDLMIDQEVSRVFHVTDAVIAAFAEVSNDHNPIHVDEAYAAASPFKGKVAHGMLAGAYISATVAGGLPGWGTIYVGQTLSFKRAIRPGDEATVHIRVKDINLKTAHVQLQTTVRVRGKVFVDGVAEVIAPKKPAQ
- a CDS encoding TIGR01459 family HAD-type hydrolase — encoded protein: MPSPELMTSLASISGRYDALFCDIWGVIHNGKWHFPAAYAALKTFKATVGPVVLISNSPRPNDGLAAQLAELGVFEDAYSAIVSSGDATRAFLSQYAPLGSAWIVGPARDANLYDGLDLDDRGTPQTAAFISCTGLYDDENDTLEQYRPDFEIAAKRGIPLICANPDRIVQRGDKIILCAGSLADLYTALGGEVIMAGKPYPPIYDLCYAALENLTGKAIDKSRILAIGDGLPTDVLGANAQGLDLLFIAAGIHAVEATGADGKLDPHLLTAVLQSQNAQAKYVAAELA
- the ribF gene encoding riboflavin biosynthesis protein RibF, whose product is MSPFTAHHIKAFHLRLNAQGQLEAYAINEPARGIGFLGEGIPPHLCVAIGSFDGVHEGHHSVIAAATDTAHIRGHKSAVISFDPHPQQYFQNLRGIEAEPFRLMHVPQQLRAYEALGADYALICDFDTNLQALSAEDFARIILHEQLRASHVSAGFDFSFGKRGPNQPAGKADDLVAFGTQFGFTTTILDRQDDADGNKLSSSAVREALQAGDFARATTILGHPQAYMGTVIKGDQIGRTLGFPTLNVDLGDYVRPKYGVYVTRTRFEDGQVLGSVTNLGRRPTIAEGLSERFETYVFDLHHEVYGQTIEVELLHYLRSDMKFSSLDELKAQIATDTDQAKTWLSAPPSK
- a CDS encoding M23 family metallopeptidase; translation: MESPEPALNRRHVLKAAGLMGLAARPAYAVPLIPRTLNLRGCFKQGGYAIGQADPHADVWVDGEWRTKASDIGSFFIGFDRDSPPQCLIELKGPVSGQYQKTTCDVYPATYDVQRVDGLPQNTVTPSDPALLERIAAEVALKNEAFAHREDADWFRDGFSWPLDIYRVSGTFGNQRILNGVPSRPHYGYDMAAPVGTPVHAPQTGRVVLAEPDLHFEGGLILIDHGQGVISMYLHLSQLFVAKGQLVPKGQLIGHVGAKGRSTGPHLCWRLKWRDRSLDPSLMVTD
- a CDS encoding EAL domain-containing protein translates to MARATPALLMGTYIFLSLTVAALLWRGGSDGGACVAAFLGTMGLCTGFHVFVGQKLMAARIDKDIDRVREAHRLMIEAIDATQKDMIDLADSVQHQRTTRTEELTSEVKMLEGLVLKLGESIEDRLNEWQSRTPAPAQPSYARGPNAAEAVRQMSRQEQQAIALIETVREALIENRVDLYLQPVVSLPQRKTVFYESFSRLRDETGRVMMPAEYLTVAEPEGLLPSIDNLLLFRCVQIVRKLAKNDRRIGIFCNISLSTLRDDSFFPQFLEFLKENRDLSGALIFELGQDAFIARGSAEARNMAKLADLGFRFSIDKVTTIDFDVHDLQRSDVRFVKISAKLLMEQLLDIDGRPAMKFLKDIHAGDYASLLARYGIEVIAEKIESERQVVDVLEADIGYGQGHLFGEPRAIKEQVLLETAPPAGYARSTLPPLRRRA